A window of Panicum virgatum strain AP13 chromosome 8K, P.virgatum_v5, whole genome shotgun sequence contains these coding sequences:
- the LOC120646389 gene encoding kafirin PSKR2-like — protein sequence MATKIFALLALLAVSVSAATAVFVPQCSLASTAATIPQYIPQVTAVGFENPIFQSYRLQQALTSSIIASALWQQQSSAHLTVQSIVAQQQLHQLSPAFNQLAIANPAAYLQQQQLFQALNQLAVANTAAYLQQQQLFQALNQLAVANIVAYSQQQMSSFNQLAIASPAAILQQQLLTLNPLAAVNPTAFLQQQQQQLLQLNQLAATNPAAYWQQPIVAGSLF from the coding sequence ATGGCAACCAAGATATTTGCCCTCCTTGCGCTCCTTGCTGTCTCAGTGAGCGCGGCCACAGCGGTCTTTGTCCCACAATGCTCACTAGCTTCTACCGCTGCAACTATTCCACAGTACATCCCACAAGTAACGGCCGTGGGATTTGAAAATCCAATTTTTCAATCTTACAGGCTACAACAGGCACTCACGTCAAGCATCATAGCATCAGCCTTATGGCAGCAGCAATCCTCAGCCCATTTGACAGTACAAAGCATTGTGGCACAACAACAACTGCACCAGCTTTCACCGGCATTCAATCAACTAGCCATCGCAAACCCCGCTGCCTACTTGCAACAACAGCAGCTTTTCCAAGCACTCAACCAACTGGCTGTAGCTAACACTGCTGCCTACTTGCAACAACAGCAGCTTTTCCAAGCACTCAACCAACTGGCTGTAGCTAACATTGTTGCCTACTCGCAGCAACAGATGTCATCATTCAACCAACTGGCTATTGCAAGCCCTGCCGCCATCTTGCAGCAGCAACTGCTAACATTGAACCCACTGGCTGCGGTAAATCCCACCGCCTTCttgcaacagcagcaacaacaactgCTGCAATTGAACCAACTGGCTGCGACAAACCCCGCCGCATACTGGCAGCAGCCTATCGTTGCCGGTTCCCTATTCTAG
- the LOC120645905 gene encoding probable F-box protein At1g65740 translates to MGAWLCKASPASSPLGWPSLLPELADLVLRRLPSLADRVRFASACRHWRHAMKQYSLPSLPRPLPWLNFSDGRFRSLPDGELHSFQFRKPTDTLCVGCFDNWLLFDELSCIRPSLRHYLKNPLRRATRRLPGVRSSSRSTDFRIRKVIICSRDLVVAKVNYQHGPCAVVCCRPGTSSSWSTGLCNGLWYQDMAFYGGKIYTVTIEGDLFAHEVSNGTADTEEGPAVSRVERVIQVAAATTTTPANCATRCYLVISCTGKLLMVWWIVVPEKSTTTFKVFEADFRMSRWLEVESLGDEVLFVSSSCSRAVAASSHGDYLQGNRIYFLDDSIASWFFGTPSNQPACGVYDVSSSTIHPIPLGQQWHLSSQSKASWFFP, encoded by the exons ATGGGCGCCTGGCTTTGCAAGGCTTCGCCGGCAAGCTCGCCGCTGGGATGGCCGTCCCTACTGCCGGAGCTCGCCGATCTCGTGCTGCGCCGCCTGCCCTCCCTCGCCGACCGCGTGCGCTTCGCCTCTGCGTGCCGCCACTGGCGCCACGCCATGAAGCAATACTCTCTGCCCAGCCTGCCTCGGCCGCTCCCGTGGCTCAACTTCAGCGATGGCCGCTTCCGGAGCCTCCCCGACGGCGAGCTGCACTCCTTCCAATTCAGGAAGCCCACGGACACGCTCTGTGTCGGCTGCTTCGACAACTGGCTGCTCTTCGACGAATTAAGCTGCATTAGACCCAGCCTCCGTCACTACCTGAAGAACCCGCTCCGCCGAGCCACCAGGCGGCTCCCAG GCGTACGTTCCAGCTCAAGGTCCACCGACTTCCGCATCCGCAAGGTCATCATCTGCTCGAGGGACCTCGTCGTCGCCAAGGTGAACTACCAACACGGCCCGTGCGCGGTCGTGTGCTGCCGGCCGggcacgtcgtcgtcgtggtcgaCGGGACTGTGCAACGGCCTTTGGTACCAAGACATGGCCTTCTACGGGGGGAAGATCTACACCGTCACCATTGAAGGCGACCTGTTTGCGCACGAGGTTTCCAACGGCACGGCGGACACTGAAGAAGGACCCGCGGTTTCTCGGGTGGAACGAGTGAttcaggtggcggcggcgacgacgacgactcctGCGAACTGCGCAACAAGATGCTACCTTGTTATCTCATGCACCGGCAAGCTGCTGATGGTATGGTGGATCGTCGTCCCTGAAAAATCCACGACGACATTCAAGGTGTTCGAGGCAGATTTCAGGATGTCTCGGTGGCTAGAGGTGGAAAGTTTGGGGGATGAGGTGCTATTCGTCAGTTCAAGCTGCTCCCGGGCTGTTGCCGCATCAAGCCATGGCGACTACCTGCAAGGAAACCGGATTTACTTCCTCGACGACAGTATTGCATCCTGGTTCTTTGGGACACCTAGCAATCAACCTGCATGTGGCGTTTACGATGTGAGTAGCAGCACCATCCATCCTATTCCACTGGGTCAACAATGGCACCTTAGTAGCCAATCGAAGGCATCATGGTTCTTTCCATGA